The Gemmatimonadaceae bacterium genome includes a window with the following:
- a CDS encoding CsgG/HfaB family protein has protein sequence MVSRRSLFALFLIGTLAGCATMAPLGPEGIARLEHNRAGNPNSAPANRALGIAYYEVHQYAQSRQALERAATLDPEDGTTQLFLGMTAEAQNDLPAARAAYSSYVQYGRTPRLRHLLEDHLAALRYKELALAARQQVAHETALASVPGPPTTVAVLPLSFTGSDTTLRPLGRGLAELLTTDLARSSRLTVVERERVQALIDEVDLQQSRTTDTSSRVRTGRILRAGSLVAGGIQQTGSDIRVDAPILNVNSDQVIASPTDRRPLDQLFTVEQDIAFGIFKALGITLTTAERDAIERRPTKSLAAFLAFSEGLTYQDEGQFDDASRLFDQALRLDPGFGAASEHARRARAAAQGAQVTSSTVEAGLRGTGEGRIVDGASQGLVVSDATSGLANTAVATASDLNPSMASAATSGGGMTTTQIPQKSNPAATGTGTDNIANNTAIITIVILIPHV, from the coding sequence ATGGTGAGTCGTCGGTCCCTCTTCGCGTTGTTCCTCATCGGCACGCTGGCGGGCTGTGCCACGATGGCGCCGCTGGGACCGGAGGGCATAGCGCGTCTCGAGCACAACCGTGCCGGGAATCCGAACAGTGCCCCAGCCAACCGCGCGCTCGGCATCGCGTACTACGAGGTCCACCAGTACGCGCAGTCCCGGCAGGCACTTGAGCGGGCAGCCACACTCGACCCCGAAGACGGCACGACACAGCTCTTTCTCGGTATGACTGCCGAGGCACAGAACGATCTACCCGCTGCCCGCGCGGCATACTCGTCGTACGTGCAATACGGCCGCACGCCGCGGTTGCGGCACTTGCTCGAGGACCACCTCGCGGCGCTCCGCTACAAGGAGCTGGCGCTCGCCGCCAGACAGCAGGTGGCCCACGAGACGGCGTTGGCGTCGGTGCCGGGACCGCCGACCACGGTGGCGGTGCTGCCCCTGTCGTTCACCGGCAGTGACACGACGCTGCGTCCGCTGGGCCGCGGCCTTGCCGAACTGCTCACCACCGACCTCGCGCGATCGTCCAGGCTCACCGTGGTCGAGCGCGAGCGTGTGCAGGCGCTGATCGACGAGGTCGACCTGCAGCAATCGAGAACGACCGACACATCGTCGCGAGTGCGCACCGGCAGAATCCTGCGCGCGGGTAGCCTCGTGGCCGGCGGCATTCAACAAACGGGCAGCGACATCCGCGTGGACGCACCGATCCTGAACGTGAACAGCGATCAGGTCATCGCCTCGCCAACGGATCGCCGGCCACTCGACCAGCTGTTCACCGTGGAGCAGGACATCGCCTTCGGCATCTTCAAGGCGCTGGGGATCACGCTCACCACCGCCGAACGCGACGCCATCGAGCGGCGTCCCACCAAGTCGCTGGCCGCGTTTCTCGCCTTCAGCGAGGGGCTGACGTACCAGGACGAGGGGCAGTTCGACGACGCGAGCCGGCTGTTCGACCAGGCGCTGCGACTGGATCCGGGCTTCGGCGCGGCGTCGGAGCACGCCCGACGGGCGCGGGCGGCGGCGCAGGGCGCGCAGGTCACGTCGTCCACCGTGGAGGCGGGCCTGCGCGGCACGGGTGAAGGGCGCATCGTCGACGGCGCCTCGCAGGGCCTGGTCGTGAGCGACGCGACCAGCGGGCTCGCGAATACCGCGGTCGCCACGGCCAGCGACCTCAATCCTTCCATGGCCAGCGCGGCCACGAGCGGCGGCGGCATGACCACCACCCAGATCCCGCAGAAGAGCAACCCCGCGGCCACGGGCACGGGAACCGACAACATCGCCAACAACACGGCGATCATCACGATCGTCATTCTCATCCCACACGTGTGA
- a CDS encoding DnaB-like helicase C-terminal domain-containing protein: protein MALSTDISPISQLMSRVDATADGAPALDTVPSGFPSIDRMLGGGFRRGDLLVLGGDVASGKSALALAIALRAAQQGTSTVLFNGEMTSQRVMERALAIEGRVRIDDLRQGALDERSRAAVGAAAVRLRDALPALDPLPAGGAAALAAALESRPEAELVVVDPLESLVMGARDRDEDMAQAVLDLKALALRLNIALLTTAQLPGLVPREDRRPHLDDFGALGAVKHHADVVLALFREAMYDPRREIEGATELLVRKNRNGGTGYIDLYFYAQWMRFEDMLDPDR, encoded by the coding sequence ATGGCTCTGAGCACGGACATTTCACCCATCTCGCAATTGATGTCGCGCGTCGACGCCACGGCCGACGGCGCTCCGGCGCTCGACACGGTGCCGAGCGGCTTTCCGAGCATCGACCGGATGCTGGGAGGCGGGTTCCGCCGCGGTGATCTGCTGGTGCTAGGGGGCGACGTCGCGAGCGGCAAGTCCGCGCTCGCGTTGGCGATCGCCCTGCGCGCCGCGCAGCAGGGCACGAGCACGGTGTTGTTCAACGGCGAGATGACATCGCAGCGCGTCATGGAACGCGCGCTTGCGATCGAAGGCCGCGTACGGATCGACGATCTGCGCCAGGGCGCGCTGGACGAGCGCAGCCGCGCCGCGGTCGGCGCCGCGGCCGTACGGCTTCGCGATGCGCTGCCGGCTCTCGATCCGCTTCCGGCGGGCGGCGCCGCCGCGCTCGCCGCCGCCCTCGAGTCCCGCCCCGAAGCCGAGCTGGTAGTGGTGGACCCGCTCGAGTCACTTGTCATGGGCGCTCGCGATCGCGACGAGGACATGGCTCAGGCGGTGCTCGACCTCAAAGCGCTCGCGCTCCGGCTGAATATCGCCCTACTCACGACCGCACAACTTCCGGGCCTCGTCCCGCGCGAAGACCGGCGCCCCCATCTCGACGACTTCGGCGCTCTGGGCGCGGTCAAGCATCACGCGGACGTGGTCCTGGCGCTCTTCCGCGAAGCGATGTACGACCCGCGGCGCGAGATCGAAGGCGCCACCGAACTTCTGGTGCGCAAGAACCGTAACGGCGGTACCGGGTACATCGACCTGTACTTCTACGCGCAGTGGATGCGGTTCGAAGACATGTTGGATCCCGATCGGTAG
- a CDS encoding response regulator translates to MAHQAKSVLWVDDEAELLEPHRMFLRDKGFHVETASNADDAAEMVRRRTFDLVLLDEQMPGKRGIEAYRELREIDPNVAIVMVTKSEEDETLNEALGADMTEYLVKPVTPRQVYALVTRLVEGPRIRHQALARRFVDRFRELQTESLRVLDWRGWIDRYLELTQWDLDLAAAGEAGLYDSLRGLYPDFRREFAHYMQRAYPDWLTQLDGDRPPLSIDIVSEFVLPVLERDRGVLYVVVDCLRLDQWKVIEPIIAQLFEVETTHYFSVLPTATPFARNALFSGLFPVEIEARFPQWWGERDDESLNAHERELLEAHLNDLHKPVPVRYEKINTTLDANDLERRLSNAVGPDGISAFVFNFIDLLTHGRSESAILYEVARDEIALRQLTHQWFLRSPLLAVLKEAARRGLKVLLTSDHGSIHCNTPATVFAKRDATPHLRYKFGEDLRAEHPEQALLFRREDALKLPRRGLGANTLLATGDCFFVYPTKLREYQSRYRGSFLHGGVTPEECILPVSLLTPRR, encoded by the coding sequence ATGGCGCACCAGGCGAAATCCGTCCTCTGGGTGGACGACGAGGCGGAGCTGCTGGAACCGCACCGCATGTTCTTGCGGGACAAAGGGTTTCACGTTGAGACGGCGAGCAACGCAGACGACGCCGCGGAGATGGTGCGGCGCCGGACATTCGATCTTGTCTTGCTTGATGAGCAGATGCCGGGCAAGCGCGGCATCGAGGCCTACCGCGAGCTCCGCGAAATCGATCCCAACGTGGCCATCGTGATGGTCACCAAGAGCGAAGAGGACGAGACGCTCAACGAAGCGCTCGGCGCCGACATGACCGAATACCTGGTCAAGCCGGTGACGCCGCGGCAGGTGTATGCGCTGGTCACGCGGCTCGTCGAGGGACCGCGCATCAGGCACCAGGCTCTCGCCCGCCGGTTCGTGGACCGATTCCGCGAGCTGCAGACGGAGTCGTTGCGCGTGCTCGACTGGAGGGGCTGGATCGACCGGTACCTGGAACTCACGCAGTGGGATCTGGATCTTGCCGCGGCCGGGGAGGCCGGGCTCTACGATTCGCTGCGCGGGCTGTATCCCGACTTCAGGCGTGAGTTCGCGCATTATATGCAGCGCGCCTATCCCGACTGGCTGACCCAGCTAGACGGCGACCGCCCGCCGCTGAGCATCGACATCGTCTCGGAGTTCGTGCTGCCGGTACTGGAGCGCGATCGCGGCGTGCTCTATGTGGTCGTGGACTGCCTGCGGTTGGATCAGTGGAAGGTGATCGAGCCGATCATCGCCCAGTTGTTCGAGGTCGAGACGACCCACTACTTCTCGGTGCTCCCGACGGCGACGCCGTTCGCGCGGAATGCGTTGTTCAGCGGGCTGTTTCCTGTTGAGATCGAGGCCCGGTTTCCGCAGTGGTGGGGCGAGCGTGACGACGAGTCGCTCAATGCGCACGAGCGCGAGTTGCTCGAGGCGCACCTGAACGACCTGCACAAGCCCGTGCCGGTGCGCTACGAGAAGATCAACACGACGCTCGACGCCAACGACCTGGAACGCCGGCTGTCGAACGCCGTCGGGCCGGACGGGATCAGCGCCTTCGTGTTCAACTTCATCGACCTGCTCACGCATGGCCGGTCCGAGTCGGCGATCCTCTATGAAGTGGCCCGCGACGAGATTGCGCTGCGCCAACTCACGCACCAGTGGTTCCTCCGGTCGCCACTTCTCGCCGTGCTCAAAGAGGCGGCGCGCCGTGGGCTCAAGGTGCTGCTGACCAGCGATCACGGATCCATCCACTGCAACACGCCGGCCACGGTGTTCGCCAAGCGAGACGCGACGCCACACCTGCGCTACAAATTCGGCGAGGATCTGCGCGCCGAGCATCCGGAACAGGCGCTGCTCTTCCGGCGCGAGGACGCGCTCAAGTTGCCTCGGCGCGGCCTCGGGGCCAACACGCTGCTCGCCACCGGCGACTGCTTCTTCGTGTATCCCACCAAGCTTCGCGAGTACCAGAGCCGCTACCGCGGCTCGTTCCTACACGGCGGCGTGACGCCCGAAGAGTGCATCCTGCCGGTGTCCCTGCTCACGCCGCGCCGCTGA
- a CDS encoding ABC transporter transmembrane domain-containing protein translates to MAGTIGASVVAAALSAFSLTLLIPFLNAIFGKPQYILPTSRLAPLQNWLLGAFLDPSRPLSSLEAMMAVIVVVVVVKNGFVWLAGQWGASLQELVTRDLRDRVFNHLQRLPLGYFQRTKTGQVISKVLSDTEQTKALITEIVTKSIQNAATIVAMVVFLLAISVKLTVLSLVVAPLLTLALQPILRKLRHSYRRLRNDYGEITSVLQEVVSGIRLVKSFGAEPYEDMRFTEANHRYATGMVRVARTAVLSQPLTEVIGTCVAVVILWIGARAALAPSPSIDGATLITFMIMVMQLLPPLKQLSQMPTTAQQSMAAAERLFGVLDQPTELATDKGTVQVLEFRDRITFEHVTFAYDHEPVLTDISFSAHKGAIVALVGPSGAGKSTLVDLIPRFYEPGSGRILLDGADTRAITLRSLRTLTGIVSQDTVLFNDTVRRNIAYGAGDRYTDAEVEAAARAANAHGFITELPQGYATVLGERGTRLSGGQRQRIAIARALLTDPPVLILDEATSALDTESERLVQEAIDRLLAGRTVFVIAHRLSTITHASQILVLDRGRIVERGTHAELLALQGAYHRLHSLQFRDERASTPVGLVVAADE, encoded by the coding sequence ATGGCGGGAACTATCGGGGCCAGCGTGGTCGCGGCGGCGCTGAGCGCGTTCTCACTCACGCTGCTGATCCCATTCCTGAACGCGATCTTCGGCAAACCGCAGTACATCCTGCCGACGAGCCGGTTGGCGCCACTGCAGAATTGGCTGCTCGGTGCGTTCCTCGATCCCAGCCGGCCGCTGTCGTCGCTGGAAGCGATGATGGCCGTGATCGTCGTGGTGGTCGTCGTGAAGAACGGGTTCGTGTGGCTGGCCGGGCAGTGGGGGGCATCGCTGCAGGAGCTGGTCACCCGTGACCTCCGCGATCGGGTGTTCAATCACCTGCAGCGGCTGCCCCTCGGATACTTCCAGCGGACGAAAACGGGGCAGGTGATCTCCAAGGTTCTCTCCGACACCGAGCAGACCAAGGCGCTGATCACGGAGATCGTCACCAAGAGCATCCAGAACGCAGCGACGATCGTTGCCATGGTGGTGTTCCTCCTCGCGATCTCCGTGAAACTCACGGTGCTGTCGCTGGTGGTCGCCCCGCTGCTCACCCTGGCGCTGCAACCGATCCTCCGGAAGCTGCGCCACTCCTACCGCCGGCTGCGGAACGACTACGGCGAGATCACGAGCGTGCTCCAGGAAGTCGTGAGCGGCATCCGGCTCGTCAAATCGTTCGGCGCCGAGCCATATGAGGACATGCGGTTCACCGAGGCCAACCATCGGTACGCCACCGGCATGGTGCGGGTCGCACGTACGGCGGTGCTGTCGCAACCGCTCACCGAGGTCATCGGTACGTGCGTGGCCGTGGTCATTCTCTGGATCGGCGCCAGGGCAGCCCTGGCGCCCAGTCCGTCGATCGACGGCGCAACGCTCATCACCTTCATGATCATGGTGATGCAGCTGCTCCCGCCGCTCAAGCAACTGTCGCAGATGCCGACCACGGCGCAGCAGTCCATGGCAGCCGCCGAGCGCCTGTTCGGCGTGCTCGACCAACCCACCGAACTGGCGACCGACAAGGGCACCGTACAGGTGCTCGAGTTCCGCGACCGCATCACGTTCGAGCACGTCACGTTCGCCTACGACCACGAGCCGGTGCTCACCGACATCAGCTTCTCGGCGCACAAGGGCGCGATTGTCGCGCTCGTGGGGCCAAGTGGGGCGGGAAAGAGCACACTCGTGGACCTCATCCCGCGCTTCTACGAGCCGGGGAGTGGACGCATCCTGCTCGACGGCGCGGACACGCGCGCGATCACGCTCCGGTCGCTGCGCACGCTGACGGGCATCGTGAGCCAGGATACCGTGCTGTTCAACGATACGGTGCGGCGCAACATCGCCTACGGCGCCGGGGACCGTTACACCGATGCCGAGGTCGAGGCGGCGGCCCGAGCCGCCAACGCCCACGGTTTCATCACCGAGCTGCCACAGGGGTACGCCACGGTCCTCGGCGAGCGCGGAACGCGGCTCTCCGGTGGTCAGCGGCAGCGCATCGCGATCGCGCGCGCGCTGCTCACCGACCCGCCCGTCCTGATTCTCGACGAAGCGACCTCGGCGCTGGATACCGAGTCCGAGCGGTTGGTGCAGGAAGCGATCGACCGCCTGCTCGCCGGCCGTACGGTATTCGTCATCGCGCATCGGCTGTCGACGATCACCCACGCCAGCCAGATCCTGGTACTCGACCGCGGACGCATCGTGGAGCGCGGCACGCACGCGGAACTGCTGGCCCTGCAGGGCGCGTACCACCGCCTCCACTCGCTGCAGTTCCGCGACGAACGCGCGTCCACGCCGGTCGGCCTGGTCGTCGCCGCCGACGAATGA
- a CDS encoding lysophospholipid acyltransferase family protein, producing MTDAAIRQPTLSHRAQYAALRGAVGTLDLLGFRRASAVGARLGALGYRPLGMRRPVVERQLRAAFPEWNAARVAAVARGAYESLGRTFIETAVLPSYSREQVLGLFERVDNWAAVDAARAHGRGLILLTGHIGNWELGGAYLAARGVPLDAVARGMQNPLFDAYLTRTRERIGMHVVHDADAVRQVPRALRAGRAVAFLFDQGAVGLASTWVPFFGRMAKTPRGPAVFALRLDTPMVFGAAIRQPSGRFAISFEPVHTVRTGDRDADVDAMVAAYTAVLERWVRRVPEQYFWHHRRWKHQRPGTPAALGDPS from the coding sequence ATGACCGACGCGGCGATCCGCCAGCCTACCCTGTCGCACCGCGCCCAGTATGCCGCGCTGCGGGGTGCCGTGGGTACGCTCGATCTGCTGGGGTTCCGGCGCGCCAGCGCCGTGGGTGCCCGGCTCGGCGCGCTCGGCTACCGGCCACTCGGCATGCGCCGTCCCGTGGTGGAGCGCCAGCTCCGGGCGGCATTTCCCGAATGGAACGCGGCGCGCGTGGCCGCCGTGGCGCGGGGCGCGTACGAGAGCCTCGGGCGCACGTTCATCGAAACGGCCGTGCTGCCATCGTATTCCCGCGAGCAGGTGCTTGGCCTGTTCGAGCGCGTCGACAATTGGGCGGCGGTCGACGCGGCGCGCGCGCATGGGCGTGGCCTCATCCTGCTCACCGGCCACATCGGGAACTGGGAGCTGGGCGGGGCATATCTTGCCGCCCGCGGCGTGCCGCTCGATGCGGTGGCCCGCGGCATGCAGAACCCGTTGTTCGACGCCTATCTCACGCGCACGCGCGAGCGTATCGGAATGCACGTGGTGCACGACGCCGACGCGGTGCGGCAGGTGCCGCGCGCGCTGCGGGCCGGACGGGCCGTGGCGTTCCTGTTCGACCAGGGTGCCGTGGGACTCGCGTCCACCTGGGTGCCCTTTTTCGGACGCATGGCCAAGACTCCGCGTGGTCCGGCGGTGTTCGCCCTGCGTCTGGACACGCCGATGGTGTTCGGTGCGGCCATCCGCCAGCCGAGCGGACGGTTCGCGATCAGCTTCGAGCCGGTGCACACGGTGCGCACGGGCGACCGTGACGCCGACGTCGACGCCATGGTGGCGGCCTATACGGCCGTGCTCGAGCGGTGGGTACGCCGCGTCCCGGAGCAATACTTCTGGCATCACCGCCGCTGGAAGCACCAGCGGCCCGGCACGCCAGCCGCACTGGGCGACCCATCGTGA